GTCCATCGGCTCGAGCAGGTGCTTGCGCACGAAGTTCTTCGGGTTCAGGTCCTGCAGCTCGAGGTCGGCGTACTCCGGGCCGAGCTCGTTGCGCAGATCGTTCTGCGCGTTGGTCACCATCTGACGGACCTGGCGCAGCAGACGTCCCGCCGTACGGGCGAACTCCGGCAGCCGGTCCGGCCCGAAAACGAGTACGGCGACGATCGCGATCACGACCAGTTCGAGCGGCCCGATGCCGAACATGTCCCCACCTCACTTCTAGACGCCGACCAGGGTATCCCGACTCCGGTCATGCAGACTCCGGTCATGCAGACTCAGCCGATCTGCTGGGCGAGAGTGAGCGTAACCGTTCGGGACCGCCCACCGCGCTCGTACGCGAGCCGCACGGCCTCGCCCGGCTGGTGGGTGCGGATGGCGACGATCAGCACCTCGGCGCTGTCCACCGGGTCGTTGTTGATCGAGGTGATCACGTCACCGACCCGCAGACCGGCCCGCGCCGCCGGCGAGCTCGGGCTCACCGCGCTGACCCGGGCGCCGCCCTCGAACATCATGTCCACACTGGCCCCGATCACCGGGTACGACGCCTTGCCGGTGGCGATCAGCTGCTGGGCGGTCCGCCGGGCCTGGTCGATCGGGATCGCGAACCCGAGCCCGATGCTCCCGCTCTGCCCCTCCTCGGAACCGCGGACGGTGGCGATCGCGGAGTTCACCCCGATCACTCGCGCGTTCATGTCGACCAGCGGACCGCCGGAGTTGCCCGGGTTGATCGCGGCGTCGGTCTGCAGCGCGCTGATGTACGACGACGCCTGCCCGGTGTCGTCGCCGGTCGTCACCGGGCGGTTCTTCGCCGAGATGATGCCCGACGTGACCGTGCCGGCCAGGCCGAGCGGCGAGCCGATCGCGACCACGTCCTGTCCGACGACCGCCTGGTCCGAACGGCCGAACTGCACCGACGGCGCGGTCAGGCCGGCCACCTGCACGACGGCCAGGTC
This Kribbella sp. NBC_00482 DNA region includes the following protein-coding sequences:
- a CDS encoding sec-independent translocase, whose translation is MFGIGPLELVVIAIVAVLVFGPDRLPEFARTAGRLLRQVRQMVTNAQNDLRNELGPEYADLELQDLNPKNFVRKHLLEPMDDDDKPVADFADSTPQRLPAGAKPPYDPEST